In the genome of bacterium, one region contains:
- a CDS encoding site-specific DNA-methyltransferase, giving the protein MTGWVELIWDGKREKEFTKESVDKNYGKVREVEKTPLPFQRIELLGIDKKSSLPLFPEENWPKDYPKNWKNLLIWGDNKLAMSSLLQGIKINGETINLRGKIKLIYIDPPFATGADFSFKVPMPESWKDLMSKNEIVKSPSIMEELAYRDMWGGRTSEERIASYLNYMYERLVLMKEFLANDGSIYVHLDYRMVHYVKLIMDEIFGRENFRNEIVWCYARPAAPNQRIFNRGHSVLLFYTKTDDYILNLDSVRQPYDEATLARAGYM; this is encoded by the coding sequence ATGACTGGATGGGTTGAACTTATATGGGATGGAAAAAGGGAAAAGGAATTCACGAAGGAAAGTGTTGACAAGAATTATGGTAAGGTTAGGGAAGTAGAGAAAACGCCTTTGCCTTTTCAAAGAATTGAACTTTTAGGGATTGATAAGAAAAGCTCACTTCCACTATTCCCTGAAGAGAACTGGCCTAAAGATTACCCCAAGAACTGGAAAAACCTACTCATCTGGGGAGACAATAAACTGGCAATGTCTTCATTGCTTCAGGGGATTAAGATAAACGGGGAAACTATCAATCTGAGAGGAAAGATTAAACTCATCTACATTGATCCACCTTTTGCTACGGGTGCAGATTTCTCCTTTAAAGTTCCGATGCCAGAGTCCTGGAAGGATTTGATGTCAAAGAACGAGATCGTAAAGAGCCCATCCATCATGGAAGAGCTTGCCTACAGAGACATGTGGGGCGGGAGAACATCAGAGGAGAGAATAGCCTCTTATCTCAACTACATGTATGAAAGGCTTGTTTTGATGAAAGAGTTTTTGGCTAACGATGGCTCAATCTATGTGCATTTGGATTACAGAATGGTGCATTATGTGAAACTCATAATGGATGAGATTTTTGGGAGGGAGAATTTTAGGAATGAGATTGTGTGGTGTTATGCAAGACCTGCAGCTCCTAATCAACGAATCTTTAATCGTGGACATAGCGTTTTATTGTTTTATACAAAGACTGACGACTACATTCTAAACTTGGATTCTGTGAGACAACCTTATGACGAGGCAACTTTAGCAAGAGCTGGATACATG
- a CDS encoding tyrosine-type recombinase/integrase, whose product MGRKHKATLILMYFGGLRVGEIVRFRPKNIDSERGSIHIKGSKGRKDRYIILSQNVMVVLREYYAQYKPKKWLFERSKPGEHTSIRTVHAIFKHACAKAEIKKDISAHSLRHSFATHLLESGVDLRYIQEMLGHKSSKTTEIYTHVSKANIVNIKSPHDTIFKKEQA is encoded by the coding sequence GTGGGAAGGAAACACAAAGCTACTTTGATACTCATGTATTTTGGTGGGTTGCGAGTTGGGGAAATTGTGAGGTTCAGACCAAAAAATATAGATTCAGAAAGAGGCTCAATTCACATAAAAGGGAGCAAGGGAAGAAAGGATCGTTACATAATTTTATCTCAAAATGTTATGGTTGTTTTGAGGGAGTATTATGCCCAATACAAGCCGAAAAAATGGCTTTTTGAGAGATCAAAACCTGGGGAACACACATCAATAAGGACCGTTCACGCAATTTTCAAGCATGCGTGTGCAAAAGCAGAGATTAAAAAGGACATCTCAGCCCATTCTTTAAGACATTCTTTTGCAACGCATCTTCTGGAAAGTGGGGTAGATTTAAGGTACATACAGGAGATGCTTGGGCATAAGAGCAGCAAAACGACAGAAATTTACACCCATGTTAGCAAGGCAAATATAGTGAACATAAAAAGTCCACATGATACAATTTTTAAAAAGGAACAAGCATGA
- the recA gene encoding recombinase RecA, whose translation MAGENKDLERERMLEATLKQIEKQYGPGSIMKLGEATQIKVEAIPTGSFGLNIITGVGGYPRGRVIEIYGPEASGKTTLALHAIAETHKFGGKAAFIDAEHALDPTYAKALGVDVDDLILSQPDTGEQALEIVEMLVRSNAIDLVVIDSVAALVPRAEIEGEMGDAQVGLQARLMSKAMRKLVGVLSKSKTCAIFINQIRQQIQTGFGFGNPETTPGGLALKFHASMRIEIRKIATIKQGEDIIGNRVKVRIVKNKLSPPYKSTEFDIIYGEGISYEGELIDWGLEHGLIKRSGTWYSFKDIQLGQGREKARLFLKENAEVRKELENELKKALGLV comes from the coding sequence ATGGCAGGAGAAAACAAAGATCTTGAAAGGGAGCGGATGCTTGAAGCGACGCTCAAACAGATAGAGAAGCAATACGGCCCGGGTTCTATAATGAAACTGGGCGAAGCAACGCAAATAAAGGTAGAGGCTATTCCGACGGGTTCTTTTGGCCTTAATATAATAACAGGAGTAGGGGGTTATCCACGGGGGAGAGTCATTGAAATTTATGGGCCAGAGGCATCAGGTAAAACGACTTTGGCTCTCCATGCAATTGCAGAAACGCACAAGTTTGGAGGTAAGGCAGCTTTTATAGATGCGGAGCATGCCCTTGATCCTACTTATGCCAAGGCTCTCGGTGTTGATGTGGACGATTTAATATTATCGCAGCCAGATACAGGGGAGCAAGCCCTTGAAATCGTTGAGATGCTGGTGAGAAGCAATGCCATAGACCTTGTGGTAATTGATTCGGTAGCGGCGCTGGTTCCGAGAGCGGAAATCGAAGGTGAAATGGGAGATGCTCAGGTTGGACTTCAGGCGAGGTTAATGTCCAAAGCGATGAGGAAACTTGTTGGGGTTTTGAGCAAATCAAAGACCTGTGCCATCTTTATCAACCAGATAAGACAGCAGATTCAGACGGGTTTCGGCTTTGGTAATCCGGAGACCACACCCGGCGGACTTGCTTTAAAGTTTCACGCGTCGATGAGAATTGAGATCAGAAAGATTGCAACCATTAAGCAGGGTGAAGACATCATTGGTAACAGGGTTAAAGTTCGCATAGTAAAAAATAAACTTTCTCCACCTTACAAAAGTACGGAATTTGACATTATTTACGGTGAAGGCATTTCTTATGAAGGTGAGCTGATTGATTGGGGGCTTGAGCATGGGTTAATAAAGAGGAGTGGGACTTGGTACAGCTTCAAAGACATTCAGCTGGGGCAGGGCAGAGAAAAGGCCAGGCTCTTTTTGAAAGAAAATGCAGAGGTAAGAAAAGAACTGGAGAATGAACTCAAAAAGGCTCTTGGTCTTGTATGA
- the dcd gene encoding dCTP deaminase, with protein MPVKSDRWIKEMALKYKMIEPFEEKLVTSGVISYGLSSYGYDIRIADEFRVFTDVYQTVVDPKNFDPRSFVEIKGLECIIPPNSFCLARSLEYFRIPRNVIGICLGKSTYARCGIVVNITPLEPEWEGHLTIEISNTTPLPAKIYANEGIAQLIFIESDELCTVSYKDRKGKYQGQKGVTPPKV; from the coding sequence ATGCCGGTAAAGTCTGATCGGTGGATAAAGGAAATGGCTTTAAAATACAAGATGATTGAACCCTTTGAAGAAAAACTCGTTACGAGTGGCGTAATTTCTTATGGTCTCTCTTCTTATGGTTATGACATCCGAATTGCCGATGAATTCAGGGTTTTTACCGATGTTTATCAAACGGTAGTTGATCCGAAAAATTTTGACCCCAGATCTTTTGTGGAAATCAAAGGTCTTGAATGCATAATTCCTCCCAATTCCTTCTGCCTTGCACGAAGTCTTGAATATTTTCGCATACCCCGAAATGTGATTGGGATATGCCTTGGAAAGAGTACCTATGCAAGGTGCGGAATCGTGGTTAACATAACTCCTCTCGAGCCTGAATGGGAGGGACATCTGACCATAGAGATTTCTAATACCACACCACTACCTGCGAAAATTTATGCCAACGAGGGAATTGCGCAACTTATATTTATTGAATCGGACGAGCTTTGTACTGTATCATATAAGGATAGAAAAGGGAAATATCAGGGGCAGAAGGGAGTAACCCCGCCTAAGGTTTAA
- a CDS encoding ribonucleotide reductase N-terminal alpha domain-containing protein produces the protein MGELSLSENALKVLQKRYLLKNENGEIVETPEGMFRRVAKAISEAEKNYPKSPFTVEELEEKFYEIMTQFYFLPNSPTLMNAGTSLGQLSACFVLPVGDSMEEIFEAIKKTALIHKTGGGTGFSFSRLRPRNDIVKSTGGVASGPVSFMKVFNEATEAVKQGGRRRGANMGILRVDHPDILDFIEAKAKEGELANFNISVAVTDRFMQALEKGEEYELINPRNKEVVGKLSSKEIFDKMVYYAWKNGEPGVIFIDTINKKHPVPGAGEIESTNPCVTADTWVMTADGPYQVKDLIGKPFVVVVNGTLYETTGKGFFSTGIKPVLRLQTKEGYSLRLTPDHKVLKVTKIGKSRRIFEWVSAQDLKPGDKVVLHNHRAFNYWEGELTENEGYLLGFLVGDGVIKDESKMLSAWVDGEEELESVKVMANTFSYVIETPHCSDHKGWTKVKVKNEFRLKLPYLRELAEKFGIRQGNSIITNTIERASSDGYRGFLRGLYDTCGSVQVSGKKGVSVRLSHTNLELLKTVQRMLLRLGIVSKIYVKRNAGFNGLSDGKGGKSLYVIRPQYELAISGDNLLMFSEKIGFSDNERAMKLEYALRLYEGRPREESFVATVEEIKPDGYEEVYDVQVPGINAFDGNGFYVHNCGEQPLLPYESCNLGSINLSKFVKGKPAYEEGKINSAEEALKKIDWEKLREIVHLSVHFLDNVIDVNYFPFEEIKQMTLSNRKVGLGVMGFADMLLQLGVPYSSQDAIKVAEEVMKFIQEEATKKSMELAEYKGSFPNIDKSIYKHPMRNATLTTIAPTGSISMIADCSSGIEPLFSLAYTKTVLGGENLLYINSHFERSAKALGFYSKELMEEVAGSRSIKDFKGIPESIRKLFDTTFDIEPMQHLRIQAAFQKYVDNAVSKTINMPNSATVEDVARVYREAYYMGLKGLTVYRDGSREEQVIKVAKETTETKRPPFTTPRPRPEVTKGRTIKMMTDLGNCYITINEDEYGIFEVFIYLGKSGSQTMAFTEAIGRLISLALRSGVPVSEVVKQLKGIKSSTPVRQENGEVVYSVPDAIAKAIEKYLERGVQLELIPTSPTLKPILDLHRKVKKTEEGEKQYDICPECGGRLIYQEGCYLCIDCGYSKCE, from the coding sequence ATGGGAGAACTATCTTTAAGTGAAAATGCTCTGAAAGTGTTACAGAAACGTTATCTTTTGAAAAATGAAAACGGTGAGATAGTTGAAACCCCTGAAGGGATGTTCCGAAGGGTGGCGAAAGCAATAAGCGAAGCGGAGAAGAACTATCCGAAAAGCCCATTCACTGTAGAGGAATTGGAGGAAAAGTTTTACGAAATAATGACTCAGTTTTACTTTCTCCCCAATTCTCCTACTTTGATGAATGCAGGAACCTCCCTTGGCCAATTGAGTGCCTGTTTTGTTCTTCCCGTGGGAGACTCTATGGAAGAGATTTTCGAAGCGATCAAGAAGACTGCACTTATCCACAAAACAGGTGGTGGAACGGGCTTCTCCTTTTCAAGACTGAGGCCGAGAAATGACATTGTTAAAAGTACCGGTGGAGTGGCCAGCGGTCCCGTTTCCTTTATGAAAGTTTTTAACGAGGCAACGGAGGCTGTCAAACAGGGAGGAAGGCGCAGAGGCGCCAATATGGGTATATTGAGGGTTGATCACCCGGACATTCTGGATTTTATTGAAGCTAAAGCCAAAGAGGGCGAACTGGCGAATTTCAATATTTCCGTTGCGGTAACAGACAGGTTTATGCAAGCACTGGAAAAGGGAGAGGAGTACGAGCTTATAAATCCGAGAAACAAAGAGGTGGTGGGGAAGCTCAGTAGTAAAGAAATTTTTGATAAAATGGTTTACTATGCTTGGAAAAATGGAGAACCCGGCGTTATTTTTATCGATACCATCAACAAAAAGCATCCCGTTCCCGGTGCCGGCGAGATAGAATCCACCAATCCTTGTGTCACCGCAGATACGTGGGTTATGACAGCTGACGGACCCTATCAGGTAAAGGACCTCATAGGTAAACCCTTTGTTGTGGTTGTGAATGGAACGTTGTACGAGACCACTGGTAAAGGATTCTTTAGCACAGGAATAAAACCTGTCCTTAGATTGCAAACAAAAGAAGGCTACAGCTTAAGGCTGACTCCAGACCATAAGGTTTTGAAGGTTACTAAAATTGGTAAAAGTCGTAGGATCTTTGAATGGGTTTCAGCTCAGGATTTAAAACCGGGTGACAAGGTGGTTCTCCATAATCATAGGGCCTTTAACTATTGGGAAGGTGAACTTACAGAGAATGAAGGGTATTTATTAGGGTTCCTCGTAGGCGATGGAGTAATTAAAGACGAATCTAAAATGCTTTCCGCTTGGGTGGATGGTGAAGAAGAACTTGAAAGCGTTAAAGTTATGGCTAATACCTTTTCTTATGTAATAGAAACGCCCCATTGCTCAGATCATAAAGGTTGGACAAAAGTGAAGGTTAAGAACGAATTTAGATTAAAACTTCCCTACTTGAGAGAACTGGCTGAGAAATTTGGTATAAGGCAAGGGAATAGCATCATAACGAACACCATTGAAAGGGCATCGTCCGATGGGTATAGAGGGTTTTTGAGGGGTCTTTATGACACCTGTGGCAGCGTCCAGGTAAGTGGTAAGAAAGGCGTTAGTGTAAGACTCTCTCACACCAATTTGGAACTTCTTAAAACTGTTCAAAGGATGTTGCTCAGGCTCGGGATTGTAAGCAAAATTTATGTAAAGAGGAATGCTGGATTTAATGGGTTGTCCGACGGTAAAGGCGGTAAGTCGCTTTACGTTATAAGGCCACAATATGAACTTGCTATATCAGGCGATAACCTCTTAATGTTTTCTGAGAAAATTGGTTTCAGCGATAATGAGAGGGCTATGAAGTTAGAATATGCGCTGCGTTTGTATGAGGGTCGTCCAAGAGAAGAATCTTTTGTAGCAACTGTTGAAGAGATAAAACCGGATGGTTATGAAGAGGTTTATGATGTTCAGGTGCCTGGTATAAACGCTTTCGATGGAAATGGATTTTACGTACATAACTGTGGTGAACAGCCGCTTCTTCCTTACGAATCCTGTAATCTTGGTTCCATTAATCTTTCTAAGTTCGTTAAAGGTAAACCTGCATATGAAGAAGGGAAAATCAATAGTGCAGAAGAGGCCCTTAAAAAAATTGATTGGGAGAAGTTAAGGGAAATCGTTCACCTTAGCGTCCACTTCCTTGACAACGTTATTGATGTAAACTATTTCCCCTTTGAGGAGATTAAGCAGATGACCTTGTCCAATAGAAAGGTAGGGCTTGGGGTAATGGGTTTTGCGGACATGCTGCTTCAATTGGGAGTTCCTTATTCTTCGCAGGATGCGATAAAGGTTGCCGAAGAGGTAATGAAGTTTATACAAGAGGAAGCAACCAAGAAGTCAATGGAACTTGCTGAATACAAAGGCTCCTTCCCAAATATTGATAAAAGTATTTATAAACACCCAATGCGTAATGCTACCCTTACTACCATAGCTCCAACAGGTTCCATTTCCATGATTGCTGATTGCTCATCCGGTATTGAACCTCTGTTTTCACTTGCGTATACCAAAACGGTTCTTGGAGGTGAAAATTTACTTTACATAAATTCTCACTTTGAAAGGTCCGCAAAGGCTCTTGGTTTCTACTCTAAAGAGTTAATGGAAGAGGTTGCAGGTTCAAGGAGTATAAAAGACTTTAAGGGGATTCCGGAGTCTATAAGGAAGCTTTTTGATACTACCTTTGATATTGAACCCATGCAGCATTTGAGGATTCAGGCTGCCTTCCAGAAGTACGTGGATAACGCGGTTTCTAAAACCATTAATATGCCGAACAGCGCCACTGTGGAAGACGTTGCGAGAGTTTATAGAGAAGCCTACTACATGGGACTTAAGGGACTTACCGTTTATAGAGATGGTTCCAGGGAAGAACAGGTAATTAAGGTTGCAAAGGAGACCACGGAAACGAAGAGGCCTCCTTTCACAACCCCGAGACCGCGGCCAGAAGTCACCAAAGGCAGGACTATAAAAATGATGACGGACCTTGGAAACTGCTACATTACCATCAACGAAGATGAGTACGGGATCTTTGAGGTCTTCATTTACCTCGGAAAGTCCGGCTCACAGACGATGGCCTTTACTGAAGCCATTGGCAGGTTGATTTCTCTTGCCCTCCGTTCTGGTGTCCCCGTTAGCGAAGTTGTAAAACAGCTAAAAGGTATAAAGAGTTCCACACCTGTAAGGCAGGAAAATGGCGAAGTAGTTTACTCGGTTCCCGATGCAATAGCCAAAGCAATTGAAAAGTATCTGGAAAGGGGAGTACAGTTGGAACTGATCCCCACAAGCCCTACGCTGAAGCCCATTCTTGACCTTCACAGAAAGGTAAAGAAAACAGAAGAGGGCGAAAAACAGTATGATATTTGCCCTGAATGTGGTGGAAGGCTGATTTACCAAGAAGGTTGCTATCTTTGCATTGATTGTGGTTATTCAAAGTGTGAATAG
- a CDS encoding glycosyltransferase family 2 protein, giving the protein MLVSGFTYIRNAVKYDFPIVEAISSLLPLVDEFIVNVIESEDETLELVKSIKDPKVKIITTPWFEELRGGGKPQVLFASRAMMECKSPWCFYLQGDEVVHEKYLDYIRSALTDYLEDERVEGFTLKYKHFYGNYSLYHEGEDWVRNEIRIVRNDPTIVPYKDSHSFRKNGRKLNVISLDAYIYHYGWARRKSVLKDKLVEQARWHWKDDNIIKEKFAEKDLEELMQHKDSLHFFKGTHPKVMVERINRQVADNDFVLPIKEEYLKRKFKWEIRDFIANLSEKLTRRRLGEYENFKRIGYYHPFPGEH; this is encoded by the coding sequence ATGCTCGTAAGTGGTTTCACCTATATTAGAAACGCGGTTAAATACGATTTCCCCATTGTTGAAGCTATATCCTCTCTTCTTCCTTTAGTTGATGAATTCATAGTCAACGTTATTGAATCTGAGGACGAAACTTTAGAACTTGTAAAAAGCATCAAGGACCCAAAAGTAAAAATCATAACAACGCCCTGGTTTGAAGAACTGAGGGGTGGTGGTAAACCTCAGGTCCTTTTTGCCAGCAGAGCTATGATGGAATGCAAATCCCCGTGGTGCTTTTATCTACAGGGGGATGAAGTTGTCCACGAGAAATATCTGGATTACATAAGATCTGCCCTCACCGACTACCTTGAAGATGAGCGAGTTGAAGGATTTACCTTAAAATACAAACACTTCTACGGGAACTATTCCCTATACCATGAAGGTGAAGATTGGGTTAGAAACGAAATTAGGATTGTAAGAAATGACCCAACAATCGTTCCATACAAAGATTCCCACAGCTTCCGGAAAAATGGGAGAAAACTGAATGTAATCTCACTCGATGCCTATATATACCATTACGGTTGGGCAAGGAGGAAAAGTGTTTTAAAGGATAAATTAGTGGAGCAGGCTCGCTGGCACTGGAAGGATGACAACATCATAAAGGAAAAGTTTGCGGAGAAGGATTTGGAAGAACTTATGCAACACAAAGACTCCCTTCATTTTTTCAAAGGGACCCATCCAAAGGTTATGGTGGAAAGGATAAACAGGCAGGTGGCAGACAATGACTTTGTCTTACCGATCAAAGAGGAATATTTGAAAAGGAAGTTTAAATGGGAAATAAGGGATTTTATTGCAAACTTGAGCGAAAAACTTACAAGGAGAAGATTAGGTGAATATGAAAACTTTAAAAGGATTGGCTACTACCACCCTTTCCCGGGAGAGCATTAA
- a CDS encoding O-antigen ligase family protein — protein sequence MKTLKGLATTTLSRESINDILTYGALLFPFLPNAYRTFYIIIATIAVIIDYPLLLRKENLPLYIFLMLSIVTSLFSPMPLKAILKTKGIVFDLIIPFVFFAFSKQLKRDDLLKKLSYFVIFFTFLALLTHFLYPRGWHFFNRQSALVGFMGGKLTYAGVISFLFPLIIFQESVKIKKLIPSFLAAALVLTSLAINNSRSYYLGIAAFILLFILFAKPYLKVIYLLLLLTLASTVLLNQRSYEYLKRSAPTEKNMSPYLRIQMWKTGLNIFKAKPLTGIGYELWGEEKVREVYLKKYGTPKLKEILEKNPDTRKPVSGHVHSNYIMALVNGGILLFIGYLFIFIFYGSLFLRSKNIFGLYGIGLLLIMLIAGTFEYSFSDAEVIQTFAFSLGLLLNRAKNDESNHKNS from the coding sequence ATGAAAACTTTAAAAGGATTGGCTACTACCACCCTTTCCCGGGAGAGCATTAATGATATTTTAACCTACGGAGCTCTTCTTTTCCCTTTTCTACCGAACGCTTATAGAACCTTTTACATCATCATTGCAACCATTGCAGTTATCATTGATTACCCGTTGCTTCTAAGAAAAGAAAACCTGCCCCTTTATATCTTTTTGATGCTTTCTATTGTAACCTCCCTCTTCTCACCCATGCCCCTTAAGGCAATTCTAAAAACAAAGGGTATAGTATTTGACCTTATCATACCTTTCGTCTTCTTCGCTTTTTCAAAGCAATTAAAAAGGGATGATTTACTGAAAAAGCTCTCGTATTTTGTAATTTTTTTCACATTCTTAGCCCTTCTAACTCATTTTCTATACCCTCGAGGTTGGCACTTTTTTAACCGCCAAAGTGCATTAGTGGGATTTATGGGGGGAAAACTCACCTACGCAGGTGTGATTTCCTTTCTTTTCCCTCTGATAATTTTCCAAGAAAGTGTCAAGATAAAAAAACTTATTCCCTCTTTTCTGGCAGCCGCCTTAGTTCTTACAAGCCTTGCCATCAACAACTCTCGGAGCTACTACTTGGGAATAGCTGCCTTTATACTCCTCTTTATTCTTTTCGCAAAACCTTATTTAAAAGTGATTTATCTACTCTTACTTTTAACACTCGCCTCAACAGTGCTTTTAAATCAAAGAAGTTACGAATATTTAAAAAGAAGTGCCCCTACCGAAAAAAATATGAGTCCCTATTTGCGAATCCAAATGTGGAAAACAGGCCTTAATATATTCAAGGCAAAACCCTTAACAGGTATAGGGTATGAGCTCTGGGGAGAAGAAAAGGTGAGGGAAGTCTACCTGAAGAAGTACGGCACGCCCAAACTTAAAGAGATTCTTGAAAAAAATCCTGATACCAGAAAACCAGTCAGTGGTCACGTTCACAGCAACTACATCATGGCCCTCGTAAACGGTGGAATTTTGCTCTTTATAGGATATCTTTTTATCTTCATCTTTTATGGGTCCCTTTTCTTGAGGTCAAAAAATATATTTGGCCTTTACGGCATTGGCCTTCTTTTAATAATGCTTATTGCTGGCACTTTTGAATATAGTTTCAGCGACGCGGAGGTCATTCAGACCTTCGCTTTTTCCTTAGGGCTTCTATTAAACAGGGCAAAGAACGATGAGAGTAATCATAAGAACTCCTAA
- the waaF gene encoding lipopolysaccharide heptosyltransferase II — MRVIIRTPNWLGDAVFNLPFILAVSKKEKVTVVSKEHLKELFWGFPTISFKSNGELYKKHLKIRKKYDYYIITPISFSSALAAYLSKAPERIGFSFDARDFLLTKRIKIPREWKERHTTETYAMLYQELVNKDEVKFELEIPEKYRLSALEILRGAALLEEPFVCFSPFAKFGRAKEWGEENFIELANILAKRGVKSVILGSKGDVERSRIFNGINFVNLTGKTSLWEAAEIARNSLAFIGGDSGLTHLSAIVGARTIAIFGPTPVSWTSPIGKDVTIFYKKLICSPCEKRECPLKTKECMKSVKPGEVFEVIKQRL; from the coding sequence ATGAGAGTAATCATAAGAACTCCTAACTGGCTTGGTGACGCGGTCTTCAACCTTCCTTTTATTTTAGCCGTTTCAAAAAAGGAAAAGGTAACCGTCGTATCTAAAGAACACCTTAAAGAACTATTCTGGGGATTTCCCACCATTTCCTTCAAATCCAACGGTGAACTCTACAAAAAACATTTAAAAATCAGAAAAAAGTATGATTACTACATCATTACGCCCATTTCGTTCTCTTCTGCCTTGGCGGCTTACCTTTCCAAAGCACCGGAAAGAATCGGATTTTCCTTTGATGCAAGAGACTTCCTGCTCACTAAGAGAATCAAGATTCCCCGGGAGTGGAAAGAACGCCACACCACAGAGACCTATGCCATGCTGTATCAAGAACTCGTTAATAAAGATGAAGTCAAATTTGAACTGGAAATACCTGAAAAATACAGGTTATCCGCGTTAGAAATTTTGAGAGGTGCAGCTCTATTAGAGGAACCTTTCGTCTGCTTTTCGCCCTTTGCCAAATTTGGGAGGGCCAAGGAATGGGGTGAAGAAAATTTCATTGAACTCGCAAATATTCTTGCAAAGCGTGGTGTTAAATCGGTAATCCTGGGAAGCAAAGGCGACGTGGAAAGATCAAGAATTTTTAATGGCATAAATTTCGTAAATTTGACAGGTAAAACTTCCTTATGGGAAGCGGCAGAAATTGCCAGGAATAGTTTAGCCTTTATCGGAGGTGATTCGGGGCTTACCCACCTCTCTGCCATTGTAGGTGCAAGGACTATTGCAATCTTCGGGCCCACCCCCGTTTCCTGGACAAGCCCTATAGGCAAAGATGTAACTATTTTTTACAAAAAATTAATCTGCTCCCCCTGTGAAAAAAGGGAATGTCCCTTAAAAACAAAAGAATGCATGAAATCAGTGAAACCAGGCGAAGTGTTTGAAGTTATAAAGCAGAGACTTTAA
- a CDS encoding PorV/PorQ family protein, translating into MAKQLKKILLVLAVLAGIAKADSFDAGVPFLMIFPSPRATGMAAAFSTIADDPSATYYNPAGLGFVHKGEVMVVHTPWLRGLAPDMYHEFTAFTYPLPLGTIGGNIIFLYYGKIEGVSEDVYLGSWAPYDFQLQLSYGYKINDNLSVGGNIKFIHSFLAPEDVLYQATGIEGGGSGTTFALGAGLLYRKPFTMGNNNPEFRYSLFFDNFGPGLVLTSTGEKDPLPYHVKTGIALVPLNIKNHKLTLALELTKILVNITSDYKDKGISYVLDDAWKHAGLEYTLFNLASLRFGYFLDQLGARKGITFGFGIKFKGFSIDVSDDHYIYSFKQGLNVRYGLSYAFKF; encoded by the coding sequence ATGGCAAAACAACTCAAAAAAATACTACTTGTCCTTGCTGTTTTAGCAGGGATCGCTAAGGCCGACTCCTTTGACGCAGGAGTTCCGTTCCTCATGATCTTCCCCTCTCCAAGAGCGACGGGGATGGCTGCCGCATTTTCAACCATAGCTGACGACCCATCTGCAACCTACTATAACCCTGCTGGATTGGGATTCGTGCACAAAGGAGAGGTTATGGTGGTTCATACGCCCTGGCTTCGCGGACTTGCTCCAGATATGTACCACGAATTTACCGCTTTTACTTATCCATTACCTTTGGGAACTATTGGAGGAAATATCATTTTCCTCTACTACGGTAAAATTGAAGGGGTCTCAGAGGATGTATACTTAGGGTCATGGGCACCCTACGACTTTCAATTACAGCTATCTTACGGGTACAAAATTAACGACAACTTAAGTGTAGGCGGCAATATAAAGTTTATCCACAGTTTTTTAGCGCCGGAAGACGTTCTGTACCAGGCTACTGGAATTGAGGGTGGAGGAAGCGGTACAACTTTTGCCTTGGGTGCAGGTCTCCTCTACAGAAAACCATTCACAATGGGAAACAATAACCCGGAATTTCGTTATTCATTATTTTTTGATAACTTTGGACCAGGACTTGTGCTCACTTCCACTGGCGAAAAAGACCCATTACCGTACCATGTGAAAACCGGTATTGCTTTAGTACCTCTAAATATTAAAAATCACAAACTCACCTTGGCTCTTGAACTAACAAAAATACTCGTCAATATAACAAGCGATTACAAAGATAAAGGAATCAGTTATGTACTTGACGACGCTTGGAAACATGCAGGTTTAGAATACACCCTTTTTAATTTAGCCTCCTTGAGATTTGGCTACTTCCTCGACCAGCTTGGTGCGCGAAAGGGTATAACCTTTGGTTTCGGTATCAAATTCAAGGGGTTCAGCATTGATGTTTCCGACGACCACTATATTTATAGCTTCAAGCAGGGCCTAAATGTGCGCTATGGCCTGAGTTATGCTTTCAAGTTCTAA